A stretch of DNA from Pseudoalteromonas ruthenica:
TCTGGCACGTTTTCTGCCCACATTAAGCTTATAAAATGCGGGGTTTTAAGGAAAATTTGTCTCAGCGCATAGTTTTGCCGAGCTTTCCTGACCCATTGCTTGCACCTTTAGCTTAGCCGCTTTCTGATATAAACTAGCGGTTAATCTAATTTTGGTGCCTCACTGAGGAGTTCATGTGGCCAAATCCCGCGTTGATTATACGCAAGCTAAGTTTATAACAAGTGCCCCGGATATCAGTAAATTACCGGAGGACACAGGTATTGAGATCGCGTTTGCAGGGCGCTCTAATGCCGGTAAATCCAGTTCACTAAATACGCTGACCGAACAAAAACTCGCTCGTACTAGTAAAACGCCTGGACGCACACAATTGATCAATACTTTTGCGTTGCAAGAGGATCAGCGGCTAATTGACTTACCTGGATATGGTTTTGCCAAAGTGCCAATGGAGATGAAACTAAAATGGCAACGCTCTTTAGGTGAGTATTTACAAAAGCGCGAGAGTCTAAAAGGCTTGGTAGTGTTGATGGACATACGTCATCCCCTAAAAGATCTCGACCGTCAACTTATCGAGTGGGCCAGCTCCAGCGACATTCCTGTGTTGGCGCTACTGACTAAGGCTGATAAGTTCAAGCAAGGCAAACGTAAGTCTGAGGTGCTAAAGGTGCGCCGCGAGCTTGCTGAGGTAGCAGACAACATCACTGTACACGCATTCTCGTCGCTTAAAGGTACCGGCTTGAATGAGTTAAGAAAGCAGCTAGATGAGTGGTTTTTAGGGCCTGTTGTCACTCAGCCGCCGAGTGAAAACGACTCTCCTGCCGAATAGATTATAAACTCCTCACCCTGGGGCTGAGCGAGCTGCTCGGCCCACGCATAATACACCGTACGCGCTAATTTCGCTTGCACCCCATAAGGCAGCTGCAGATAAGGCAGCTTCTGCCCTTGCGGGTCGGCATGTATAAGCAGCGGATGCTGTGCGCCGAGCACAAATTCACGGCCAATATTATCGATGCAAATAACCGCTGGATGCGCTGCGTTTTGCGCTGTAGCTAAACGCCAATCAACAATTAATAGCGGCGCATCGTCCACCCTGATAGCCATCTGTTCAATAGGGGTTTTTAGGTAGTACTGCCCTTGCTCACGCCACAACACCGAAGCAAACAACTTAACTAAACGAGCACGTTTAATTTCGGTGCCGTGATGGAACCAACGACCATCTGCAGTAATATGAATGTCGATGGTGCCGCATTGCTGCGGCGACCATTGATCTAAAGGCGCAATTTGCCCTTCAAGTTGCTGCGACAGAGCCGCTAGCGCTTGCTCATTACTGCTCATTTAAGGTCAATACAAAAGAGACAGGAACGGCGCGAGTTATAGAGTCTAACCCGGCTAATGACTTCAACTTATCGATCCCCGGTTGCAACGCAAAGTCAGCAGGACTTACTAACACTGGCATCATAGAACTAACCACCAGGTCACCGGCACGACTTGCCACCACGCTCACAGCTATTTGCTGAGCTTTAGTTTTACCGTGTAACGCGAGCTGTGCTTGAACATTTCCTTGAGCCACGCCGGTATCTTTCGCTTGTGCGATTAACTCACTGACATTCGCAGTAACTTCCATCGCGGGAAACTCGACGGTGTTAAAAAGAAATTTCTGCATGCGCTCGTTGCGAATCGGGATCTGCGTCTCAACACTGTTGAGATCGATCGCTAGCTTAAACATACCGCTCTCATCAACGCTGCCTGAAACGTCTTTGAAGAAGTGGTTCTCCGCAATAGCGTTATTCTTTACTGAGACAAAATTTACGCGGCTGTGATTATTATCTACCTGCCACGCAGCTAATGCACTGGTACTGCCAACAAGCAACGCTCCACACATTAAAGAACGAACAAAACTATTAAACATTACGCTTTCCTTCGATAAGAATGATTATCACCATGCTAGCAATAAAGTATCTACAGGTGAACTAACTACTCAGGGGTACTTAAAAAAATGAGTAAGGGATCAGCCAGTGGAATGCTAGGAAAGAGAATAAAAAACATAACAGAGAAGGAGTAGAAAAAGCCGGCCTACCAAAACGGTAAGCCGGTATAGCAATCTGGGGAGAAGCTATCAATACGCTGTACCATCGCAAAGCGAGTGGCACATCATCAACAGGATGTCCTACAGGATGAGGACGCGCGGACTGTAGCAAATCAATATCGAGAAATAAACGCAAAGCGCGCGCAACAGCGCTTATTTAATCCTATATAAACCAAATAAAACTATTTCTTATACTCTTTTACAGGGTTTTAACTAAGTGCAGCTTGAGCACAAAGTACTCAAGCTGCTTGATGCTAGTGTGCCTGCTGCCAATTATCTCCGCTATCCGCCTCGGCGATTAACGGCACATCTAAGCTAGCGGCTTTGGCCATAAGATTGCAGATTTCTTTGGTGTAGGCATCAACATGTTGCTCAGCGATTTCAAACACCAACTCATCGTGTACCTGCATCAATAGTTTGACCGTGCCTTGTGGTTGTTGTTGCACCCATTGGTGTACGGTGATCATCGCTTTTTTGATAATATCCGCAGCAGTTCCCTGCATCGGTGCATTAATTGCGGCCCGCTCTGCGGCCTTACGCCGTGCTCCATTGCGAGCATTGATCTCCGGTAAATGTAAACGGCGACCAAATAGCGTTTCGACATAGCCTTTATCTGCGGCTCCTTCGCGAGTGCGTTCCATATATTCTAAAACGCCAGGGAAGCGTTCAAAGTATTTATCCATATAATGCTGGGCCTCATGGCGCGGAATATCGAGTTGCCGCGAGAGGCCAAATGCCGACATACCATAGATCAAACCAAAGTTAACGGCTTTGGCTTTACGGCGCATATCACTGGTCACTTCCTCCAATGGCACAGAGAAAACCTCGCTGGCAGTGGCACTGTGCACATCTAAGCCGTCAGCGAAGGCGCTGAGCAGGCCCTTATCCTGTGAAAGATGAGCCATGATGCGCAGCTCTATCTGACTGTAATCGGCAGCGACAATTTTATAGCCAGAGGCGGCAACAAAGGCCTCACGGATGCGGCGACCTTCTTCTGAACGAATAGGAATATTCTGCAGGTTAGGATCGGTCGAGCTTAAACGTCCGGTGGCGGTCACCGCTTGATGATAAGAGGTGTGCACACGTTGAGTTTTCTCGTTCACCATCAGCGGTAACTTGTCGGTGTAAGTTGACTTCAGTTTAGCCAGCCCTCGGTGCTCAATAATGACTTTAGGCAGCGGATAATCATGCGCCAACTCTTGCAAGACTTCTTCTGCGGTTGAAGGAGCTCCCTTAGGAGTCTTTTTGATCACCGGCAGTTCTAGCTTCTCAAACAAAATCGCCTGTAGCTGTTTTGGCGAGCCTAGATTAAACTCCTCGCCAGCTATGTCGAAGGCTTCTTTTTCCAACTCCTGCAAACGCTCACCAAGGCGCTGCGAGTGCTTTGCTAGCATCGTTGAATCAATGGCAACGCCAGTGCGTTCAATATCAGAGAGCACATTAACCAAAGGCAGTTCTATATCGCTAAACACGGTTTTTAAACTGCTATCCGCCTCAACCTTTGGCCACAAATGCTGGTGCAAACGCAGGGTAATATCAGCATCTTCGGCAGCATAAGGAGCGGCCTTTTCTAACTCAATCTGATTGAAGGTCAGCTGCTTTTTACCCTTGCCGGCAATATCCTCAAAGCTAATGGTTTTATGGCCCAGGTATTTCAGCGCGAGGGAATCCATGTCATGGCGAGTACCAACGCTATTAAACACATAGGACTCGAGCATGGTATCGAAGGCAATACCATTAAACTCGATACCAGCATTGGCTAGTACACTTTTATCGTATTTAAGGTTTTGTCCTACTTTCGCCTTGTTAGCGTCGGCCAAAATCGGTCCAATTTTTGCCAATACAAGGTCAAGAGGCAGTTGCTCCGGTGCTCCAGGATAGTCATGGGTAAGCGGCAAATAAGCGGCTTCTCCAACCGTCACAGCAAAGCTCATACCGACTAGCTGCGCTTCCATGTAGTTCACGCTTGTGGTTTCGGTATCAAAGGCAATGAGCTCAGCTTGATTAAGCTTATCCACCCAAGTATCCAGCTGCTGCTCGGTTAAAATCGTTTCGTAATGAGCATCGCGGGTTGGCACTTCTTGAGTATCGGTGGGGGCATCAAGATGGGTGTCGGTGTTGCTGCCTTTATCCAGCACTTCGGCCAACCAACGACGGAACTCACACTCACCATAGAGCTCAATCAGGACATCGGTATCAGGTTGCTGCAGTTTTAACTGCTCCAAATCGCTGTCGAGTTCAACATCAAGCTTGATCGTTGCTAATTCATAGCTCAGTGGCAGGTGCTCCACGGCATTGCGCAGCTTGTCACCTATTTTGCCCTTTACCTCATCGGCATGGGCAATCACTTCATCGAGAGAGCCGTACTTGTCGAGCCACTTAACTGCGGTTTTAGGACCACATCCCTCTACACCTGGGATATTGTCGACTTTATCACCCATCAAGGCTAAATAATCGATGATACGATCGGGCCCCACGCCGAACTTTTCTTTTACACTATCGGGATCGGAAATACTGCCTGTCATGGTATTGATCAAGGTCACGTGTTCGTTGACCAACTGCGCCATATCTTTATCGCCTGTGGATATCAAAACGTGACGCTGCTGCTCACTGGCAATACGTGCATAGGTGCCAATCACATCATCCGCTTCCACCCCTTCAATACTAATCAAAGGAAAACCCATCGCACGAATAATATTATGCAACGGCTCTATCTGAGTACGTAAGTCATCCGGCATGGGTGGGCGATTAGCCTTGTACTCACTGTACATATCGTTGCGAAAGGTTTTCCCTTTGGCATCAAAAATCACCACCATGTGCGTAGGGTCATACTGCTTGACTAGGCTTTTCAGCATGTTGACTACGCCATAAATAGCCCCCGTAGCTTCCCCTTTAGAATTAGTTAGGTGTGGTGGCGCATGATATGCACGGAATAAATAAGAGGAACCATCAACGAGGATAAGCGGATTTTCTGCGATCTGCGCCATTTTTCAACACTCAAACATGTCAGTTTTTTAATAACGCAAGGATGCCATAAGGCGCTTAAGAAAACGAGTTGCAATTGCTGTTAAGCGCTGTAAATAGAGTAAAAGTAATGAACTAAAAACCTGTGGATAACTTTGTAGATAAAAACCATGACTTACCCTCCAGGTCCATTTTTCGAATCCAGATGGGTTTGTAACTCATTGTTTTAATTAGAAAAAGAAAAGACTGCGTAATTCGGTTTTCTTTTTTATTTTATTTATCCGATGTGGAAAGTGGCTTTCTAAGGGGCGCTAAGAATGCGTGTACAACGTCCTTTTCGATAACCAGCTACGCATTCTAGCATAAAGGATCAAAGATCCTAGTGATCCTTTATAACTTTTTTCTCTTAGTGGCATGAGAGCTGAGCATAAATCAGCGTTGACGGGAGCTACCTAGGATCGTTACCTTACTAGGGCAGAGAATATTATCTTTCATCTGATCAAGGAGCAAAACAATGGCGAATGTGGCGATAATTTTAAGTGGCTGTGGGGTCTTTGATGGCGCCGAAATTCATGAATCAGTACTGACTTTACT
This window harbors:
- the yihA gene encoding ribosome biogenesis GTP-binding protein YihA/YsxC; translation: MAKSRVDYTQAKFITSAPDISKLPEDTGIEIAFAGRSNAGKSSSLNTLTEQKLARTSKTPGRTQLINTFALQEDQRLIDLPGYGFAKVPMEMKLKWQRSLGEYLQKRESLKGLVVLMDIRHPLKDLDRQLIEWASSSDIPVLALLTKADKFKQGKRKSEVLKVRRELAEVADNITVHAFSSLKGTGLNELRKQLDEWFLGPVVTQPPSENDSPAE
- a CDS encoding DUF1285 domain-containing protein; the encoded protein is MSSNEQALAALSQQLEGQIAPLDQWSPQQCGTIDIHITADGRWFHHGTEIKRARLVKLFASVLWREQGQYYLKTPIEQMAIRVDDAPLLIVDWRLATAQNAAHPAVICIDNIGREFVLGAQHPLLIHADPQGQKLPYLQLPYGVQAKLARTVYYAWAEQLAQPQGEEFIIYSAGESFSLGG
- a CDS encoding YceI family protein → MFNSFVRSLMCGALLVGSTSALAAWQVDNNHSRVNFVSVKNNAIAENHFFKDVSGSVDESGMFKLAIDLNSVETQIPIRNERMQKFLFNTVEFPAMEVTANVSELIAQAKDTGVAQGNVQAQLALHGKTKAQQIAVSVVASRAGDLVVSSMMPVLVSPADFALQPGIDKLKSLAGLDSITRAVPVSFVLTLNEQ
- the polA gene encoding DNA polymerase I is translated as MAQIAENPLILVDGSSYLFRAYHAPPHLTNSKGEATGAIYGVVNMLKSLVKQYDPTHMVVIFDAKGKTFRNDMYSEYKANRPPMPDDLRTQIEPLHNIIRAMGFPLISIEGVEADDVIGTYARIASEQQRHVLISTGDKDMAQLVNEHVTLINTMTGSISDPDSVKEKFGVGPDRIIDYLALMGDKVDNIPGVEGCGPKTAVKWLDKYGSLDEVIAHADEVKGKIGDKLRNAVEHLPLSYELATIKLDVELDSDLEQLKLQQPDTDVLIELYGECEFRRWLAEVLDKGSNTDTHLDAPTDTQEVPTRDAHYETILTEQQLDTWVDKLNQAELIAFDTETTSVNYMEAQLVGMSFAVTVGEAAYLPLTHDYPGAPEQLPLDLVLAKIGPILADANKAKVGQNLKYDKSVLANAGIEFNGIAFDTMLESYVFNSVGTRHDMDSLALKYLGHKTISFEDIAGKGKKQLTFNQIELEKAAPYAAEDADITLRLHQHLWPKVEADSSLKTVFSDIELPLVNVLSDIERTGVAIDSTMLAKHSQRLGERLQELEKEAFDIAGEEFNLGSPKQLQAILFEKLELPVIKKTPKGAPSTAEEVLQELAHDYPLPKVIIEHRGLAKLKSTYTDKLPLMVNEKTQRVHTSYHQAVTATGRLSSTDPNLQNIPIRSEEGRRIREAFVAASGYKIVAADYSQIELRIMAHLSQDKGLLSAFADGLDVHSATASEVFSVPLEEVTSDMRRKAKAVNFGLIYGMSAFGLSRQLDIPRHEAQHYMDKYFERFPGVLEYMERTREGAADKGYVETLFGRRLHLPEINARNGARRKAAERAAINAPMQGTAADIIKKAMITVHQWVQQQPQGTVKLLMQVHDELVFEIAEQHVDAYTKEICNLMAKAASLDVPLIAEADSGDNWQQAH